The proteins below come from a single Miscanthus floridulus cultivar M001 chromosome 1, ASM1932011v1, whole genome shotgun sequence genomic window:
- the LOC136552891 gene encoding uncharacterized protein, which produces MRIRRYAARLLSSTSPGSATTAAPSSPPPPPAAPWLHTDDDDCCAFCELSRPAPQEGQDAIKLKGHIAGRVPESDVRADERVGLPQRPPAPEVKKCKIDHVPPVNKAPVGLRVFKRASEVKPEGATPVSEAAAGPAAKAGAFVVNDAAIEQGVKFRASLPGGDSKLEVTAENSLVNGSTTELGVFKGASLANESADVPGVTSTMPEVTGKPVTDPGVITTVAEVSDTGSFVHETTELESAGKDYIASEVAAEPEDAGRASCNVDDTAALDEPQPPSCDPNIGNVQVGNAIDTVASTVQPSRCDASEDGGSVNSTTNGPVRARGPTVKAEVSKDKSVAPSVLRVLDAVTRSIGKSGRTDVICYARRTGKRKLELLEVKKENIDLEDGVICEKEETLVRSDRCESVLSTAGSIDVKLADIKKDLMDNSAASKVKKMKTNKFECNIDYCHMAFKTKAELAVHKKNMCTVNSCNKHFRSHRYLRRHQSAHNDDMPYKCPWDGCNMAFKWSWDRAEHFKVHAGVKPYKCTTPGCSKIFKFVSDFTRHRRRCKPQR; this is translated from the exons ATGCGCATCCGTCGCTACGCCGCGcgcctcctctcctccacctcccccggctccgccaccaccgccgccccctcctcgccgccgcccccgcccgccGCGCCCTGGCTCCACACCGACGACGACGACTGCTGCGCCTTCTGCGAGCTCAGCCGCCCCGCCCCGCAG GAGGGCCAGGACGCCATCAAGCTCAAAGGGCACATTGCCGGCCGGGTGCCGGAATCCGATGTCAGGGCCGACGAGCGCGTCGGCTTGCCCCAGCGACCGCCTGCTCCCGAAG TTAAGAAATGCAAGATTGATCATGTACCTCCTGTGAATAAAGCTCCTGTGGGACTGCGAGTTTTTAAACGTGCTTCTGAGGTTAAACCGGAAGGTGCTACTCCTGTTAGTGAAGCTGCTGCTGGTCCTGCAGCTAAAGCCGGTGCTTTTGTTGTCAATGATGCTGCTATTGAGCAGGGAGTTAAATTTAGAGCTTCTCTTCCGGGTGGTGACTCCAAGCTGGAGGTTACAGCGGAGAATTCTCTTGTGAATGGGTCGACCACTGAATTAGGAGTTTTCAAGGGCGCGTCCCTCGCTAATGAATCGGCCGATGTGCCAGGGGTTACAAGCACTATGCCAGAAGTTACAGGCAAACCTGTTACTGATCCAGGGGTTATAACCACCGTGGCGGAAGTTAGTGATACAGGTTCTTTCGTGCATGAAACTACTGAACTGGAATCTGCAGGCAAAGATTATATTGCTAGTGAAGTTGCTGCTGAACCGGAAGATGCTGGCAGAGCTTCTTGCAATGTAGATGATACTGCTGCTTTAGATGAGCCACAGCCGCCTAGTTGTGATCCGAACATAGGCAATGTGCAGGTTGGAAATGCTATAGACACTGTTGCTAGTACAGTGCAGCCTTCTCGATGTGATGCTTCAGAAGACGGTGGTTCTGTGAATTCCACAACCAATGGTCCTGTTAGAGCCAGAGGACCAACCGTTAAGGCAGAAGTATCAAAGGATAAATCTGTTGCACCCAGTGTTTTACGTGTATTAGACGCAGTGACTAGAAGCATTGGTAAATCAGGGAGAACAGATGTTATTTGTTATGCTAGGCGGACAGGTAAGAGGAAGCTGGAGCTGCTGGAGGTAAAGAAGGAAAATATTGACTTGGAAGATGGTGTTATATGCGAGAAAGAGGAGACACTGGTGAGAAGTGATCGTTGTGAAAGTGTCTTGTCAACAGCTGGGTCCATAGATGTTAAACTTGCTGACATAAAGAAAGACCTTATGGATAATTCAGCTGCAAGCAAGGttaaaaagatgaagacaaataAATTTGAATGTAATATTGATTACTGCCACATGGCGTTCAAGACAAAAGCTGAGCTTGCTGTCCACAAGAAGAACATGTGCACGGTCAATTCATGCAACAAACATTTCAGATCCCACAGGTACCTGAGGCGCCACCAGAGTGCACACAACGATGATATGCCTTACAAGTGCCCATGGGATGGTTGTAATATGGCTTTCAAGTGGTCATGGGATCGGGCTGAGCATTTCAAGGTCCATGCTGGGGTCAAGCCTTACAAATGCACGACGCCTGGGtgcagcaaaatatttaagtttGTTTCAGATTTCACCCGGCATAGGAGGAGGTGCAAACCTCAGAGGTAA
- the LOC136507759 gene encoding calmodulin-binding receptor-like cytoplasmic kinase 2: MMRSVSGTGSAGSRSDPGGSGELSRFSVATTASSASGGGRGISFLDAFRACFVPPEARSPENSMSDESHPSHQLSQSLSSQGSNSGSVFGSRRSIKGMYSPMHKSSLDREIPGSTKFSLPQIQKATKNFSPNFKIGQGGSGTVYKGQLADGTLVAVKRAKKNVYDKRMGREFWNEIETLQRIEHQNLVRFHGYLEFGGEQLIIVEYVPNGNLREHLDCINGKILEFSMRLEIAIDVAHAITYLHTYSDQPVIHRDIKSSNILLMNNCRAKVADFGFAKLAPTDASHISTQVKGTAGYLDPEYLRTYQLNEKSDVYSFGVLLVELVTGRRPIEPKRSIIERVTTKWAMEKFAEGNAIQTLDPNLEATDAINLAVEKLYELALQCLAPTKRNRPSMRRSVEILWSIRKDYRELVVPTSAMN; encoded by the exons ATGATGAGGAGCGTCAGCGGCACCGGCTCGGCCGGGAGCCGGAGCGACCCCGGCGGCAGCGGCGAGCTGTCCCGCTTCTCCGTCGCCACCACAGCGTCATCCGCGAGCGGTGGCGGGCGCGGGATCTCTTTCCTTGACGCCTTCCGGGCCTGCTTCGTGCCCCCGGAGGCGCGCTCGCCGGAGAACTCCATGTCCGACGAATCCCACCCCTCCCACCAAC TCTCACAGTCTTTGAGCTCACAAGGTTCTAACAGTGGGAGCGTGTTTGGGAGCAGGCGATCAATTAAAGGAATGTATAGTCCCAtgcacaagagttctttagataGGGAGATCCCTGGCAGCACAAAATTCTCCTTGCCACAGATCCAGAAAGCAACAAAGAACTTCTCACCAAACTTCAAGATTGGGCAGGGTGGTTCTGGGACTGTATACAAGGGTCAGCTTGCTGATGGTACTCTTGTCGCTGTCAAACGGGCCAAGAAG AATGTGTATGATAAGCGTATGGGTCGTGAGTTCTGGAACGAGATTGAGACATTGCAACGCATTGAGCACCAGAATTTGGTTAGATTTCATGGGTACCTGGAGTTTGGTGGCGAGCAGTTGATTATTGTGGAGTATGTTCCCAATGGGAATCTTCGAGAGCACCTGGACT GTATAAATGGTAAAATATTGGAATTCTCAATGAGATTGGAAATTGCAATTGATGTGGCTCATGCTATTACATATCTTCATACCTATTCAG ACCAACCAGTCATCCACAGGGACATCAAATCCTCAAACATTCTTCTAATGAACAATTGTCGAGCCAAGGTTGCTGACTTCGGATTCGCCAAACTGGCTCCAACTGATGCTAGTCATATTTCTACTCAAGTCAAAGGAACAGCAGGCTATCTTGATCCAGAATATCTCAGAACATACCAGCTCAATGAGAAGAGTGATGTCTACTCCTTTGGAGTCCTTCTGGTGGAGTTGGTTACTGGGAGGCGCCCTATAGAGCCAAAGAGGTCAATCATTGAGCGTGTTACCACAAAATGG GCAATGGAAAAATTTGCAGAGGGCAATGCTATCCAAACACTAGATCCAAATCTGGAAGCAACCGATGCGATCAATCTTGCAGTCGAGAAGTTGTACGAGCTGGCTCTGCAATGCTTAGCTCCAACAAAGAGGAACCGACCGAGCATGAGGCGGTCCGTAGAGATTCTGTGGAGCATACGTAAAGATTACAGGGAGTTGGTTGTACCCACCTCTGCCATGAACTGA
- the LOC136552901 gene encoding calmodulin-binding receptor-like cytoplasmic kinase 2 — protein sequence MMRSVSGTGSAGSRSDPGGSGELSRFSVATTASSASGGGRGISFLDAFRACFVPPEARSPENSMSDESHPSHQLSQSLSSQGSNSGSVFGSRRSIKGMYSPMHKSSLDREIPGSTKFSLPQIQKATKNFSPNFKIGQGGSGTVYKGQLADGTLVAVKRAKKNVYDKRMGREFWNEIETLQRIEHQNLVRFHGYLEFGGEQLIIVEYVPNGNLREHLDCINGKILEFSMRLEIAIDVAHAITYLHTYSDQPVIHRDIKSSNILLMNNCRAKVADFGFAKLAPTDASHISTQVKGTAGYLDPEYLRTYQLNEKSDVYSFGVLLVELVTGRRPIEPKRSIIERVTTKWAMEKFAEGNAIQTLDPNLEATDAINLAVEKLYELALQCLAPTKRNRPSMRRSVEILWSIRKDYRELVVPTSAMN from the exons ATGATGAGGAGCGTCAGCGGCACCGGCTCGGCCGGGAGCCGGAGCGACCCCGGCGGCAGCGGCGAGCTGTCCCGCTTCTCCGTCGCCACCACAGCGTCATCCGCGAGCGGTGGCGGGCGCGGGATCTCTTTCCTTGACGCCTTCCGGGCCTGCTTCGTGCCCCCGGAGGCGCGCTCGCCGGAGAACTCCATGTCCGACGAATCCCACCCCTCCCACCAAC TCTCACAGTCTTTGAGCTCACAAGGTTCTAACAGTGGGAGCGTGTTTGGGAGCAGGCGATCAATTAAAGGAATGTATAGTCCCAtgcacaagagttctttagataGGGAGATCCCTGGCAGCACAAAATTCTCCTTGCCACAGATCCAGAAAGCAACAAAGAACTTCTCACCAAACTTCAAGATTGGGCAGGGTGGTTCTGGGACTGTATACAAGGGTCAGCTTGCTGATGGTACTCTTGTCGCTGTCAAACGGGCCAAGAAG AATGTGTATGATAAGCGTATGGGTCGTGAGTTCTGGAACGAGATTGAGACATTGCAACGCATTGAGCACCAGAATTTGGTTAGATTTCATGGGTACCTGGAGTTTGGTGGCGAGCAGTTGATTATTGTGGAGTATGTTCCCAATGGGAATCTTCGAGAGCACCTGGACT GTATAAATGGTAAAATATTGGAATTCTCAATGAGATTGGAAATTGCAATTGATGTGGCTCATGCTATTACATATCTTCATACCTATTCAG ACCAACCAGTCATCCACAGGGACATCAAATCCTCAAACATTCTTCTAATGAACAATTGTCGAGCCAAGGTTGCTGACTTCGGATTCGCCAAACTGGCTCCAACTGATGCTAGTCATATTTCTACTCAAGTCAAAGGAACAGCAGGCTATCTTGATCCAGAATATCTCAGAACATACCAGCTCAATGAGAAGAGTGATGTCTACTCCTTTGGAGTCCTTCTGGTGGAGTTGGTTACTGGGAGGCGCCCTATAGAGCCAAAGAGGTCAATCATTGAGCGTGTTACCACAAAATGG GCAATGGAAAAATTTGCAGAGGGCAATGCTATCCAAACACTAGATCCAAATCTGGAAGCAACCGATGCGATCAATCTTGCAGTCGAGAAGTTGTACGAGCTGGCTCTGCAATGCTTAGCTCCAACAAAGAGGAACCGACCGAGCATGAGGCGGTCCGTAGAGATTCTGTGGAGCATACGTAAAGATTACAGGGAGTTGGT